In Abyssisolibacter fermentans, a single window of DNA contains:
- a CDS encoding carbon-nitrogen hydrolase family protein: MKVKIGVCQMKIEADKLLNLKTAERGINKAVKKGSDIVVLPEMFNCPYDNSVFRDYAENQNDSETLKFLSKQAQDNNVCIVGGSIPELDKGKIYNTSFVFDKNGEIIAKHRKVHLFDIDVKGGVRFKESDTLTAGNKITVFNTVFGKIGLCICYDIRFPELSRLMAQLGAKIIIIPAAFNMTTGPMHWEMLFKVRALDNQVFMVGAAPARSEEASYVAYGNSILTDPWGRVVNKLGSKEEVMVCEIDLSLINQVREQLPILKHRRLDIYELKSL, from the coding sequence ATGAAAGTTAAAATTGGTGTTTGTCAAATGAAGATTGAAGCTGATAAATTATTAAACCTAAAAACTGCTGAAAGAGGGATAAATAAAGCAGTAAAAAAAGGTTCAGATATAGTTGTTCTGCCTGAAATGTTTAATTGTCCATATGATAATTCTGTTTTCAGAGATTATGCAGAAAATCAAAATGATAGTGAGACATTAAAATTTTTATCGAAACAAGCACAAGACAATAATGTTTGTATAGTAGGAGGTTCTATTCCTGAGCTAGATAAAGGTAAAATATATAATACCAGTTTTGTATTTGATAAAAACGGTGAAATAATAGCAAAGCATAGAAAGGTTCATTTATTTGACATTGATGTTAAAGGTGGAGTAAGATTTAAAGAATCCGATACTTTAACAGCCGGTAACAAGATTACTGTATTTAATACTGTATTTGGAAAAATAGGATTATGCATATGCTATGACATAAGATTTCCAGAATTGAGTAGATTAATGGCACAATTAGGAGCAAAGATTATAATAATACCAGCTGCATTTAATATGACAACTGGACCAATGCATTGGGAGATGTTATTTAAAGTTAGAGCACTAGATAATCAAGTATTTATGGTAGGTGCAGCTCCTGCAAGAAGCGAAGAAGCTTCATATGTTGCTTATGGAAATAGTATATTAACTGATCCTTGGGGTAGAGTTGTCAACAAGTTAGGAAGTAAAGAAGAAGTGATGGTGTGTGAAATAGATCTATCTTTAATAAATCAGGTTAGAGAGCAATTACCAATTTTAAAACACAGGAGATTAGATATATATGAATTGAAATCCCTTTAA